The sequence below is a genomic window from Nicotiana tomentosiformis chromosome 6, ASM39032v3, whole genome shotgun sequence.
TGAGTTCTCGGTGAATCAAATGAAGTATGAATATATGAGATAGAGACCGAATCTGAGAACTCTTTGGTTCGAGGCTGGAACGGGGTGCTCGTCACCGGGCCCGATAAGACAACGCCCCCCGAACGCAGAACAAGCTCCAAAACCTCGGAAAGCATTACAAATTGTTGCACACGACCAACAGAAGGTCGTGATATCCGCactcaaccggatatcacggtgcGGATCTCGCCCAATGCTGGTAGCGTATCAGTGATTGATGTACAAGGagaatttttaccttttttagaattgtactagagGTAAAACTCCCCCGCTATATAAAGGATAATTTTCTTATTCaatagacacattgtaacacgcatatcaaggcaatataaacTTATTTCTCTGCTTTCTAGACATTGATAGGTTCTTATTTTAATCATAGTTCTCCATACACATATGGCTTCGAACCGAGGGTCCGGTCGAGGATAAAACTACTGTTAAGCTTGATTCCAAGCCCGAACTCAACGTCACTACTAGTTTGATTGTTTGTTTCATCTTTAATTCGTTTATCTAATATTTTTGATtacttgtgttgaatcaatccacatatccttaaacccgcgtacaaatttaattgttatccgttttaagggtaaacataATATTAGATCTTTTCTTGATGATTTTATACAAATGAGTAGAGAAGTCTCCTATTTATAAGAAAGTTGCTTTGCAACCAAGTAACAAATCTTGGTGACCAAGTAATCAATCTTAATGACCAAGTAACTAGACTAGTTTATGACTAGCTAACTTGCTCCCAAGCAATTTCATAATATATAGACATTTACTCTTAATATTATTTATAACACTACTGACGTTAAGACAATTTTGGGAATGTATTACGGTGTCACCCATGGGCGGATTTATAGGCATAAATatggggcacgtgaacccatggtctctccgtaaaattagatattttatgtatatattttctaaAATTGGTATAATATTGACTATTGGCACTCATGCTCCAAGAAGGTTGAGTGGTGCACTTAGTTGAAGGTTGAGTTAGTTACTAGGAGGAATAGGGATCAATTCCCACTTAATATAttatttccttctttttctttagCAGTGCACCCATATACtaaaaatcctagatccgcctctggtGTCACCATCGTACGAATAGAATATACCAAAACTGAGCCACGATCGTTATTTAACATCATCAGCAACAGCAGCGCATTTGATTAATAAGTGCCATTTAGTGGATTATGTATGGGGATGGTTAGCTAAGGATGAGATTGGCTAACAACACCGAGTCATTATAACTTCTACTAAAGCCAATACTGTATATTTATTCAGACATCAAATTTACTTAAATTATTGATATATGAAATTTCTAGAAAAATTGCAAGAATTGTAATAAAACATCAAATTTTGTGTCAGAAATGGAGAAAATACAGCTTGTGAGAGCAAGAAATTGGGTTGTTGCAATCAAGTAAGACTCAGGGTGGCACTTCTTAAATTTGGTAAACAAGGGCTGCTAAGCTCAAATGTTTTTGTTGCTGAGTAAAACAAAGCCCTTTTTAGAATAAAGTTCACAAACTTCTGTTGACAAATTGATAGGGCAACTAATACGCACCAATGCAGAACCACGTCAATAGAAgaaagatattttttttatttctccttATAAAATGCAAGGAAGATTAATAAATCAACAAGTAATGTTAAATAAATCTAATATGTAATAGTATAACTCCTGGTAGTTAAGCTTTAGTTATCTGTTTCTAATTAAAGAAAGATTACTACGAAGTTAAACTTGCCATGTAAAATGCTATTCTTCGACTAGTCAGTTACCTATTTTATTTATTCGCTATTTGAGTTTCGCTGTCACATGACAGAAACTAGTAGGACAAAAATCTCCCGAGTAATGTGCTTTTATTGACTGACTAATCTTCTTTAGAAGAAAGAGTCCAGAATACATTAACACAAACTACTGATATTTTTTcggaataaataataatatattaaattAAAATCTGAGCCCTTTTTCATTCCTACCTACATATCTAGGATATTCCTTTTTTTCTTCCTACAAACATCATTGTTCCAATAAAATAGCACTTTTAGTGTAATAAATTCTTTCAGTACTATTTAACTTGCTACAAGTGTAATTTTTCTTTTGCCTTATTTTTCAAGCTTTTAATCTTACTTAGTTATGAGCAATATTATCTATAGCTATATATCTTGCAAATAACTTGATAGTATAATGtttttagatatatatatatatatatatatatatatatatatatatatatatatatatatatatctttcttTCTTGTAAGTCAAACAAACATTACGCGTGCCAAACAATATCAGTTGAAAAATATGCCAAAAAGAGAAGacaatatttatatatttaaagaAACCAAAGATGCGAGACTCTCCAATCCATTTCTTCTCTCTGCTAAATTAGCTCAAGTACCAAAcgaagaaaaaagaaattaagaAACAGAAGCAGCTTCGGCATGGAAGGTCTAATTCCATTGGTGTACAAGAGCATCAAAAGGAACAAAACTCTTCGAAAATACGAATCCCTCTCCTCTGGCGCTAACACCTATAACATCGAAGACTTTTATCCAAATGAAAGTTacctcgtggcggctgatggtggCGGTACAGAGAACTACGGGCACCGGCACCGGCGGACTCAGTCATTTCACGTCAAATACGACGGCGGCTTGAACAGTGTTTCTACTCCTAAGGATAAACAACTTGTGAGGTTCACAAGTCACAGAATGTTCTCATGTGTAACTGGTGGTGTATGAAGATAAAATTAAAGTATTTCTCTTCTTGAATTTTGTGATTTATTTACTTATTATCTTTGTTTTGATTGGATGATTTAATGCTTGAAATGGTGTACAAATTGTGCTGAAATTTCTGATATGTAAATAGTCGCAAAAGAAGTGAGTCAATTGTGACTAGCTCAAATATTGCAAGTTTAAATTATTACTCAAACTTTGTTTTGTTAAGCTAAAAAATTTTCTATAATTTCTTTTCATTACAAATTTACAATAGGGGAATCGGGGATAGGGATGGC
It includes:
- the LOC117277607 gene encoding uncharacterized protein, whose amino-acid sequence is MEGLIPLVYKSIKRNKTLRKYESLSSGANTYNIEDFYPNESYLVAADGGGTENYGHRHRRTQSFHVKYDGGLNSVSTPKDKQLVRFTSHRMFSCVTGGV